The following are from one region of the Burkholderiales bacterium genome:
- a CDS encoding carbon-nitrogen hydrolase family protein → MSAKIRSASLRKTSAAAGNVYRIAAVQMASGPNVEGNLREAARLIAMAAEQGAKLVALPEYFAIMGMKDRDKVAVREAEGKGPIQEFLSETAKKHKIWLVGGSVPLAASAPTKVRNSCLLYDDNGKMAARYDKIHLFGLDLGNEHYHEQTTIEPGNEVVVAETPFGRVGLSVCYDLRFPELYRAMGNVDIILVPAAFTETTGKAHWETLIRARAIENQAYVLAPAQGGYHVNGRETHGNSMIADPWGVILDRLPRGSGVVVAGVNPQYQASLRKSLPALTHRTLRRV, encoded by the coding sequence ATGAGCGCCAAAATCCGTTCCGCCTCCTTGAGAAAGACTTCCGCCGCAGCAGGCAATGTGTATCGTATTGCCGCAGTGCAAATGGCCTCCGGACCGAACGTCGAAGGGAACTTGCGCGAAGCGGCGCGGCTCATCGCCATGGCGGCGGAACAGGGCGCGAAGCTGGTGGCGCTGCCCGAATACTTTGCCATCATGGGCATGAAGGACCGCGACAAAGTAGCGGTGCGGGAAGCGGAAGGCAAGGGGCCGATTCAGGAGTTTTTAAGCGAAACTGCCAAAAAACACAAAATTTGGCTGGTCGGCGGCTCGGTGCCGCTGGCAGCCTCGGCGCCGACCAAGGTGCGCAACAGCTGCTTGCTCTATGACGATAATGGCAAAATGGCCGCCCGATACGATAAAATACATTTATTCGGTCTGGACCTCGGCAACGAGCATTACCATGAGCAGACGACCATCGAGCCAGGCAATGAAGTGGTGGTCGCGGAAACGCCGTTTGGGCGGGTGGGGCTTTCGGTCTGTTATGACCTGCGCTTTCCTGAATTGTATCGGGCAATGGGCAACGTCGACATTATTCTCGTGCCTGCCGCGTTTACCGAAACTACAGGCAAAGCGCATTGGGAAACACTGATCCGGGCGCGCGCCATCGAGAACCAGGCTTATGTTCTGGCGCCGGCGCAGGGCGGCTATCATGTGAACGGCCGCGAGACGCACGGCAACAGCATGATCGCCGATCCCTGGGGCGTGATCCTGGATCGGCTTCCGCGGGGCTCCGGCGTGGTGGTGGCCGGGGTCAATCCGCAATATCAGGCGAGCTTGAGAAAAAGCCTGCCGGCATTGACGCATCGCACGCTGCGCCGGGTGTAG
- a CDS encoding adenylate/guanylate cyclase domain-containing protein translates to MLDRGNRTFICSVVFADIVEYSKKAGDEQIKLKDQFNGIISRAIKDITVNDRIILDTGDGVAISFLGAPEDALFVGLSLRDSLKEIESTDELRARIGINLGPVRVVKDINGQPNIIGDGINVAQRVMSFAEPNEVLVSRSYYEVVSHLSQEYELLFSFQGARADKHVREHEVYAVGTPGKDIQPWLGRARVYGEGAAETVDDKERAALTEDTPAKTKGGAGKKLLYAGVLLVVIAALAFALRGGKPEPETSKPLPAAEAKPRKSVPKAEAAKPATPAPAPAVEEHHPFGQPGAVPAPKPEAKPAEVKKPSAKESKVAEAPAAVAAPAGGLITLTIKPWGEIYLDGKKMGVSPPLKKLPLTAGKHTIEIKNSAFPSYTETVEVKPNDRVKITHQFR, encoded by the coding sequence ATGCTCGACAGAGGGAACAGAACTTTTATCTGCAGCGTGGTGTTCGCGGACATCGTCGAATATTCGAAGAAGGCGGGCGACGAGCAGATTAAGCTCAAGGACCAGTTCAACGGTATCATTTCCCGTGCCATCAAGGACATCACCGTCAACGATCGCATCATCCTCGATACCGGCGATGGGGTGGCGATCAGTTTCCTGGGGGCGCCGGAAGATGCGTTGTTTGTGGGATTAAGCCTGCGCGACTCTTTGAAAGAAATTGAAAGTACCGATGAGCTGCGCGCGCGCATCGGCATCAATCTCGGGCCAGTGCGCGTGGTCAAGGACATTAACGGCCAGCCCAACATCATCGGCGATGGCATCAACGTCGCGCAGCGCGTGATGAGCTTTGCCGAGCCCAACGAAGTACTGGTGTCGCGCTCGTATTATGAAGTGGTCTCGCACCTTTCCCAGGAATACGAGCTGTTGTTTTCCTTTCAGGGAGCGCGCGCCGACAAGCATGTGCGCGAACACGAAGTCTATGCGGTCGGCACGCCGGGCAAGGACATCCAGCCCTGGCTGGGAAGGGCAAGAGTGTATGGAGAAGGCGCTGCTGAAACTGTTGACGACAAAGAAAGAGCTGCGCTGACCGAAGACACGCCGGCCAAAACCAAAGGCGGGGCCGGCAAAAAGCTGCTTTATGCGGGCGTGCTGCTGGTGGTGATTGCTGCACTGGCGTTCGCGCTGCGCGGAGGCAAGCCCGAGCCGGAAACCTCTAAGCCGCTGCCAGCGGCAGAGGCCAAACCCAGGAAGTCCGTGCCAAAAGCAGAAGCCGCCAAGCCCGCAACACCTGCGCCCGCTCCTGCAGTGGAAGAACACCATCCGTTTGGGCAGCCGGGGGCTGTACCCGCGCCCAAGCCGGAAGCCAAACCTGCTGAGGTCAAGAAACCTTCAGCCAAAGAGTCCAAGGTGGCAGAAGCGCCGGCAGCTGTAGCGGCTCCGGCCGGCGGGCTGATCACGCTGACGATTAAGCCGTGGGGCGAAATTTATCTGGACGGCAAGAAGATGGGCGTCAGTCCGCCCCTCAAGAAACTCCCGCTCACGGCGGGGAAGCACACTATCGAAATAAAAAACAGCGCTTTCCCGAGTTATACTGAGACCGTGGAAGTCAAACCAAACGACCGCGTCAAGATTACGCATCAGTTCCGTTAA
- a CDS encoding DUF255 domain-containing protein, with product MRYVLGLLSFLFALCAQAAQPGLIQWQPWSDGLFEQAKRENKFILLDLEAVWCHWCHVMDRETYGNPEVAKLIRAQYIPVKVDQDARPDISRRYEDYGWPVTIVFNSDGGEIVKRSGYLPPRNMLAMLKEIIDDPRPVIYPDVRILNVSDFSNQTLLDDKLRSELKQRFFLSHDYQVGGLEQQQKFMDRDSVEYAMLLAKKGDAKAVTMARQTLNGALNLIDPVWGGAYQYSTDRDWKHPHFEKIMQVQAEYMRAYSLAYLHFRDPRYLRAGEDIYRYLKNFLTSPEGAFYTSQDADLVKGEHGGEYFALDDTGRRKLGLPAIDKHRYARENGWAINGLAHLYAASGDKQYLAHAIKTANWIIQNRSLPNGGFRHDEVDSAGPYLEDTLAMGRAFISLYTVTADRQWLQHAEQAADFIDKNFKIQAGFATSAAKGVLKPRPTIEENIFTVRFANLVYQYSGREPHRKLAEHAMRLLATEAIALYRRTEAGILLADNELANEPSHITVVGHKDDPQAQALYRSALTYPSVYRRIEWWDTREGKMPNPDVKYPELPTAAAFVCSNKRCSLPLFKPEEIALAADRLNQ from the coding sequence ATGCGCTACGTTCTCGGTTTGCTGAGTTTTCTCTTTGCGCTTTGCGCGCAGGCCGCGCAACCCGGCCTCATCCAGTGGCAGCCCTGGTCGGACGGCTTGTTCGAACAAGCCAAGCGCGAAAACAAGTTTATTCTGCTCGATCTGGAAGCGGTGTGGTGCCACTGGTGCCACGTCATGGATCGGGAAACCTATGGCAATCCGGAAGTCGCCAAACTGATTCGGGCCCAATACATCCCGGTGAAAGTGGATCAGGATGCCCGCCCCGATATCTCCAGGCGCTACGAAGATTACGGCTGGCCGGTGACCATCGTGTTTAACTCGGACGGCGGGGAAATCGTCAAGCGCTCCGGTTACCTTCCGCCGCGAAACATGCTCGCGATGCTCAAGGAAATCATTGACGATCCCCGCCCGGTCATCTATCCCGATGTCCGTATTCTGAACGTCAGCGATTTCTCCAACCAGACGCTTCTTGATGACAAGTTGCGCAGCGAACTAAAGCAGCGCTTCTTTCTGTCCCACGATTACCAGGTCGGCGGACTCGAACAGCAGCAGAAGTTCATGGACCGCGACAGCGTCGAATACGCGATGCTGCTCGCCAAAAAAGGCGACGCAAAGGCCGTAACCATGGCGCGTCAAACCTTGAACGGAGCACTTAATCTGATCGACCCGGTCTGGGGCGGCGCGTACCAGTATTCGACGGATCGCGACTGGAAGCATCCGCATTTCGAGAAAATCATGCAGGTGCAGGCTGAATATATGCGAGCGTATTCGCTGGCGTATCTGCATTTTCGCGACCCTCGCTATCTCAGGGCGGGCGAGGATATTTACCGTTACCTCAAGAATTTTCTGACCAGTCCGGAAGGCGCTTTTTACACCAGCCAGGACGCCGATCTCGTCAAGGGCGAGCACGGCGGCGAATACTTTGCGCTCGACGACACGGGACGGCGCAAACTCGGCCTGCCGGCGATCGACAAGCACCGTTATGCGCGCGAGAACGGCTGGGCGATTAACGGGCTGGCACACCTTTATGCCGCTTCCGGCGACAAGCAATATCTAGCCCACGCCATCAAGACGGCGAACTGGATAATTCAAAACCGCTCGCTGCCCAATGGCGGTTTCCGCCACGATGAAGTGGATAGCGCCGGCCCTTATCTCGAAGACACGCTGGCCATGGGACGGGCGTTCATCAGTCTCTACACCGTCACTGCCGACCGGCAGTGGTTGCAGCACGCGGAACAAGCCGCCGATTTTATTGACAAAAATTTCAAGATCCAAGCAGGCTTTGCGACCAGCGCCGCGAAAGGCGTGTTGAAACCGCGCCCGACCATCGAGGAAAATATTTTCACCGTGCGCTTTGCCAATCTGGTTTACCAATACTCCGGCCGCGAACCACACCGCAAACTGGCCGAGCACGCGATGCGCTTGCTCGCCACCGAAGCTATCGCTCTTTACCGCCGCACCGAAGCCGGTATCCTGCTCGCCGACAACGAGCTGGCCAACGAGCCTTCGCACATCACCGTGGTCGGCCACAAGGACGATCCGCAAGCGCAAGCCTTGTACCGCTCCGCGCTCACCTACCCTTCGGTGTACCGGCGCATTGAATGGTGGGACACGCGCGAAGGCAAAATGCCCAATCCCGATGTCAAATATCCGGAGCTGCCGACTGCCGCAGCTTTCGTGTGCAGCAACAAACGCTGTTCGCTGCCGCTGTTCAAACCCGAGGAAATTGCGCTTGCAGCCGATCGCTTGAACCAATAA
- a CDS encoding cyclic nucleotide-binding domain-containing protein gives MAEETGSYHNRLATLEHLGEGTVVAEQIFGMVGHSPFFAELDQEDVRVLAGFMQVYRAQSGEVIIREGDPGDYMLLLIQGQVDILKTGQHRTERHMTTVLPGMTLGEMSMIDGEPRFATCIAKDTATFAVLTRDDMVKIILEQPSLGAKILIKLVTLLSQRLRQTSHKLLDHME, from the coding sequence ATGGCGGAAGAAACAGGTTCTTACCATAACCGGCTTGCGACGCTAGAACATCTCGGGGAAGGGACGGTGGTCGCGGAACAGATCTTCGGGATGGTCGGCCATTCGCCGTTTTTCGCCGAACTGGACCAAGAAGACGTCAGGGTGCTGGCGGGTTTCATGCAGGTGTACCGGGCCCAGTCCGGAGAGGTTATTATTCGCGAAGGAGACCCTGGCGATTACATGCTGCTGCTGATCCAGGGACAGGTGGATATTCTCAAGACAGGCCAGCACAGAACCGAGCGGCACATGACTACAGTGCTGCCGGGAATGACTCTGGGCGAAATGTCGATGATAGACGGAGAGCCGCGCTTTGCTACCTGTATCGCGAAGGACACCGCTACCTTTGCCGTGCTGACCCGGGATGACATGGTGAAAATCATTCTTGAGCAACCAAGCCTCGGTGCAAAAATCCTGATCAAGCTGGTCACGCTCTTGTCTCAACGCCTGCGCCAGACCAGCCATAAGCTTCTCGATCACATGGAGTGA
- a CDS encoding sigma-70 family RNA polymerase sigma factor: MLSRLLAQCALGDPAAFADLYRQTSAKLFGVALRILKRKDWAEEVLQDSFVNIWKHAAEYTARKSAPMTWMTSVVRNRALDLLRRPGLEIAQADNSLIEDFEDGARGPVELLLQSNAADALARCMQQLEARQRQSIMLAFYHGLTHAELAKHLRQPLGTVKTWIRRGLERLKRCFSA, translated from the coding sequence GTGCTGAGCCGGCTGCTTGCGCAATGCGCGCTGGGCGACCCGGCGGCTTTCGCCGATCTGTACCGCCAGACCTCGGCGAAACTGTTTGGCGTCGCACTGCGTATATTGAAACGGAAGGACTGGGCGGAAGAAGTTCTGCAAGACAGCTTCGTGAACATCTGGAAGCATGCCGCCGAATACACAGCCCGCAAGAGCGCGCCAATGACGTGGATGACCAGCGTCGTGCGCAACCGTGCGCTGGATTTGCTGCGCCGTCCCGGCCTGGAAATCGCGCAAGCAGACAACTCGTTGATCGAAGATTTTGAGGACGGTGCGCGAGGCCCGGTGGAGCTGCTGCTGCAATCGAATGCAGCGGACGCGCTGGCACGCTGCATGCAGCAACTCGAAGCGCGGCAGCGGCAGAGCATCATGCTCGCGTTTTATCACGGCTTGACTCACGCCGAACTGGCGAAGCATTTGCGTCAGCCCTTGGGCACGGTGAAAACCTGGATTCGGCGCGGTCTGGAACGGCTTAAGAGGTGCTTTTCAGCATGA
- a CDS encoding cobalamin-binding protein: MLDQPVQRIIALAPFITELVYAAGAGSKLVGASEYSDYPEAANSIPRVGNAAHIDIERILLLKPDLILGWRSGSHAGELARLEKLGFKVFVMEPVKLADIPRLLRTLGKFAGTRAAAEIAAKDFEDQLESLRERFSGKRPVTVFYEIWHQPLMTINGEHIISDVLKLCGGVNVYANVRPLTPIISIEGLLAEDPEAIISGVSQGELWQPFKMLSAVRRERIFFIPPEWLERQSPRILEGAREICERLDTVRKEKR, from the coding sequence GTGCTTGATCAACCGGTGCAGCGGATTATCGCGCTCGCCCCTTTCATTACCGAGCTGGTTTATGCGGCGGGGGCGGGGTCGAAACTCGTCGGAGCGAGCGAGTACAGCGATTATCCCGAAGCGGCGAATAGCATCCCGCGGGTTGGAAATGCGGCGCATATCGATATTGAACGCATCCTGCTCCTTAAGCCTGATTTGATTCTCGGCTGGCGCAGCGGCAGCCACGCGGGGGAGCTTGCCAGGCTGGAAAAACTCGGCTTCAAGGTGTTCGTCATGGAGCCGGTCAAGCTTGCTGACATACCTCGATTGTTGCGCACGCTGGGAAAATTTGCCGGCACCCGGGCGGCGGCGGAAATCGCGGCGAAGGATTTTGAAGACCAGCTGGAGTCCCTGAGAGAACGCTTCAGCGGCAAGCGCCCGGTCACCGTATTTTATGAAATCTGGCACCAGCCGCTGATGACCATCAACGGCGAGCACATAATCAGCGACGTACTGAAGCTGTGCGGCGGCGTGAACGTTTATGCCAACGTGCGCCCGCTGACCCCGATAATTTCCATCGAAGGCTTGCTGGCCGAGGATCCGGAAGCCATTATTTCAGGCGTATCGCAAGGCGAGCTATGGCAGCCATTCAAAATGTTAAGCGCCGTACGCAGAGAGCGCATTTTTTTCATCCCGCCGGAATGGCTTGAACGCCAGTCGCCGCGGATATTGGAAGGCGCGAGGGAAATTTGCGAGCGGCTGGATACGGTGCGAAAAGAGAAACGCTGA
- a CDS encoding cob(I)yrinic acid a,c-diamide adenosyltransferase → MGHRLTKIYTRTGDNGTTGLGDGSRTPKDSPRIEAIGEIDELNSCIGVLLAENLPPHIHACLTDIQHDLFDLGGELCLPGHSSLTPKQVERLENTLDALNADLPPLEEFILPGGSRAASLTHLARTVCRRAERRLVRLAGSEKVSTASRHYLNRLSDLLFVMGRVLNRKHGDVLWQQGKNK, encoded by the coding sequence ATGGGCCACCGGCTGACCAAAATCTACACGCGCACCGGCGACAACGGCACCACGGGGCTCGGTGACGGTTCGCGCACCCCGAAAGACAGCCCGCGCATTGAAGCCATCGGCGAAATCGATGAACTCAATTCCTGCATCGGCGTACTGCTCGCCGAAAACCTTCCGCCGCATATACACGCCTGCCTGACCGATATCCAGCACGACCTGTTCGACCTCGGTGGCGAGCTGTGCCTGCCGGGGCATTCCAGTCTCACGCCAAAGCAGGTTGAGCGGCTGGAAAACACGCTGGATGCCCTCAACGCCGATTTGCCCCCGCTCGAGGAATTCATTCTGCCCGGGGGCTCGCGCGCCGCGAGCCTTACGCATCTCGCGCGCACCGTGTGCCGCCGCGCCGAGCGCCGCCTGGTAAGGCTCGCCGGCTCCGAGAAAGTCTCAACGGCAAGCCGCCACTATCTCAATCGCTTGTCCGACCTGTTGTTTGTGATGGGACGGGTGCTGAACCGCAAACACGGGGACGTACTCTGGCAACAGGGAAAGAATAAATGA
- the tldD gene encoding metalloprotease TldD: protein MLAETAVTSFETANRFLLAPYDLDHAKLERVFGNLLSHQVDYADLYFQITRSESWALEEGLVKSGSFNIDQGVGVRAVSQDKTAFAYSDDISLAALESAAQATRAIARQGAQSRTQVAKRGKGRDLYSPCDPLASIPDTHKVALLEKVEKHARSIDPRVTQVMAHLGGEYEVILVARSDGMTAADVRPLVRLSLQVIAEENGRREQGTGGGGGRFDYAYFTDEILEGYCQQAVSQALTNLRARPAPAGAMTVVLGSGWPGILLHEAIGHGLEGDFNRKGSSAFSGRIGERVAAPGVTVVDDGTIARRRGSLNIDDEGNPTQRTVLIENGVLRGYMQDTLNARLMGVAPTGNGRRESYAHIPMPRMTNTYMLNGDKHPEEIIKSVKRGLYAVNFAGGQVDIVSGKFVFSAAEAYLIENGKVGQPVKGATLIGNGPDVLTRVSMIGNDMALDPGIGTCGKEGQSVPVGVGQPTLRIDGLTVGGTLEPV, encoded by the coding sequence ATGCTTGCCGAAACTGCCGTAACGTCGTTCGAGACCGCGAACCGTTTTCTGCTCGCGCCCTACGATCTCGACCATGCCAAGCTCGAGCGCGTGTTCGGCAATCTGCTTTCGCACCAGGTTGATTACGCCGATTTGTATTTCCAGATTACCCGCAGCGAATCCTGGGCGTTGGAGGAAGGCTTGGTCAAGTCCGGCAGCTTCAACATCGACCAGGGCGTGGGCGTGCGCGCGGTGTCGCAGGACAAGACCGCGTTTGCCTATTCCGACGACATCAGCCTCGCCGCGCTGGAAAGCGCCGCGCAGGCAACACGGGCAATCGCGCGCCAGGGCGCACAATCGCGTACGCAAGTCGCCAAACGCGGTAAAGGGCGCGATCTTTATTCACCCTGCGACCCGCTGGCGAGCATTCCCGACACGCACAAAGTGGCGCTGCTGGAGAAGGTTGAAAAACATGCGCGCAGCATCGATCCGCGCGTAACCCAGGTGATGGCACATCTGGGCGGCGAATACGAAGTCATCCTGGTGGCGCGAAGCGACGGCATGACGGCGGCGGATGTGCGTCCGCTGGTGCGCCTGTCGCTGCAGGTGATTGCCGAGGAAAACGGGCGGCGCGAGCAGGGCACGGGCGGCGGCGGCGGACGTTTTGATTATGCTTATTTTACCGATGAAATCCTGGAAGGCTATTGTCAGCAGGCGGTGTCCCAGGCGCTCACCAACTTGCGCGCCAGGCCTGCGCCGGCGGGAGCCATGACGGTGGTGCTGGGCTCGGGCTGGCCGGGGATCCTGTTGCACGAAGCTATCGGGCACGGACTTGAAGGCGATTTCAACCGCAAGGGAAGTTCCGCTTTCAGCGGGCGCATCGGCGAGCGCGTCGCCGCACCGGGTGTTACCGTGGTCGATGACGGCACGATAGCCAGGCGTCGCGGCTCGCTCAACATTGACGATGAAGGCAATCCAACGCAGCGTACGGTGCTAATTGAAAACGGCGTGCTGCGCGGCTATATGCAGGACACGCTGAACGCGCGGCTCATGGGCGTGGCCCCCACCGGCAACGGGCGGCGCGAATCCTACGCCCATATCCCGATGCCGCGCATGACCAACACTTATATGTTAAACGGTGACAAACACCCGGAGGAAATCATAAAATCGGTGAAACGCGGGCTTTACGCGGTAAATTTCGCCGGCGGCCAGGTGGATATCGTGAGCGGCAAGTTCGTGTTTTCCGCCGCCGAGGCGTATCTCATCGAAAACGGCAAGGTTGGTCAGCCGGTGAAGGGCGCCACGCTGATCGGCAACGGCCCGGATGTGCTCACGCGGGTTTCGATGATCGGCAACGACATGGCGCTCGACCCGGGCATTGGCACTTGCGGCAAGGAAGGGCAGAGCGTCCCGGTCGGCGTGGGTCAGCCCACGCTGCGCATAGACGGATTAACGGTGGGCGGCACGCTAGAACCTGTTTAA
- a CDS encoding TssQ family T6SS-associated lipoprotein, translating to MLKPRSWLPWAAALVLCTGCAGMKEYNPVTLIEGKGASALSDGVKSYDDGNYDKAQKSLHSALEQGLSLKSDQVKAHKYLAFTYCVNHRERPCREEFKKALEIDPDFELEPAEAGHPLWGPVFRSVKTRK from the coding sequence ATGCTTAAACCGAGAAGCTGGCTGCCGTGGGCTGCCGCCTTGGTATTATGCACTGGCTGCGCCGGGATGAAAGAATACAATCCGGTGACATTGATTGAGGGTAAGGGCGCGTCGGCTTTGTCAGATGGCGTAAAGAGTTACGATGACGGCAATTACGACAAGGCACAAAAAAGCCTGCACAGCGCGCTGGAGCAGGGGTTGTCGTTAAAATCCGACCAGGTGAAGGCGCACAAGTATCTGGCCTTCACTTATTGCGTCAACCACCGCGAGCGTCCGTGCCGGGAGGAGTTCAAGAAAGCGCTGGAAATCGATCCCGACTTCGAGCTTGAACCGGCCGAAGCAGGCCATCCCCTGTGGGGGCCGGTGTTCCGCAGCGTCAAGACTCGAAAATAA
- a CDS encoding anti-sigma factor: MNYTNPELREKLAAEYALGTLRGAARARFTRLMKYDPALRRTVVEWENRIYPILEAAPEIAPPARVWNAIKARIAGNAGAPVNLGFWRTLGLFSSGLAAVLLIYLSIASRPETPPAYMALLNDQKTQQPVLLVSTRRNSPELTVKALITQPIAADKTLELWALPAEQGTAPKSLGLVAASGVTRLKLQQPADQQLGNVPALAISLEPKGGSPTGLPTGPVLYVGKWLRL, from the coding sequence ATGAATTACACGAACCCTGAATTGCGCGAAAAACTCGCTGCGGAATATGCGCTTGGCACCCTGCGCGGCGCGGCGCGTGCGCGCTTTACCCGGTTGATGAAATACGATCCGGCGCTGCGCCGCACCGTCGTCGAATGGGAAAACCGCATTTACCCGATACTGGAAGCCGCGCCTGAAATCGCCCCGCCGGCGCGGGTGTGGAACGCCATCAAGGCGCGGATCGCAGGAAACGCCGGAGCGCCTGTTAACCTGGGCTTTTGGCGCACACTGGGTCTTTTCAGCTCGGGTTTGGCCGCGGTCCTTCTCATTTACCTGAGCATCGCGTCGCGGCCGGAAACGCCGCCCGCCTACATGGCGTTGCTCAACGACCAGAAAACCCAGCAGCCGGTGCTGCTGGTGAGCACCAGGCGCAACTCGCCCGAGCTCACCGTCAAAGCCCTCATCACGCAACCCATCGCAGCCGACAAGACGCTGGAGTTGTGGGCGCTGCCCGCCGAGCAAGGCACGGCGCCGAAATCACTCGGCCTGGTTGCGGCCTCCGGCGTCACCAGGCTCAAGCTGCAACAACCCGCCGATCAGCAACTCGGCAACGTGCCTGCGCTTGCCATCAGCCTCGAACCCAAGGGCGGATCGCCCACCGGATTGCCGACCGGGCCGGTGCTGTACGTAGGCAAGTGGCTGAGGCTGTAA